In the Leptospira sp. WS4.C2 genome, one interval contains:
- a CDS encoding chemotaxis protein CheW, whose translation MAGILGEYTEVFLEESEDQIEELNSNLVKLEKDHENPEIINDIFRAAHSLKSSSAFVGLYNLSDLSHTMENLLQKIREGSLEINVKLVNLLFECFDLIKQVIEGVANGVKVETPFTDMIKKLQDYEASPTQTGVGSGSPKSSGSGKSTENSDPSITLTEEEISEIRQSLKEDSDLTAFAVNLKLKNDTPMQNLRLLLILQSVKQSGGIIKCNPSEDALDNGQGSFALSFVTVTKLNRHELHVQCNIDMVDSLSVEEIKLQETEMEALEKRSDSASRESANHPSGQSDLEDKHAARGSANFDKAVTDSKVVMRTIKVSSDKLDQLMNNVGELVITNSGFQKIYDDLVAQFGEDSLFNELKGKIDQINRISKDLQTGIMNIRMVPIGSVFNRFTRLIRDLSLETGKQVNLVLRGENTELDKKVIDAIGEPLIHLIRNSVDHGIESPSERRSSGKPEEGTVELNAYQGGSNILVEIRDDGKGLNKDKILKKAIERGLVNESDAQNLSESDIFQFIFAPGFSTADKISDISGRGVGMNVVNKLIEEFKGKIIIHSEEGKGSSFTLSFPQALAIIPSILVIMEEEVYAFPLSEVSETIKVNLDQITTLEGHEIINLRGEVLPIYRLNRILGLADKQEMVEVPVVIVNYKTRKLGFMVDDLIGKHETVIKSLGKNFKDIQGLTGATIMGDGTIILVLDIPGLVEIAADKVDWTDQLVAGEMMKRASTIRSLEMSDSEFMFKSNHPTNRYNAKLIELRAKDKSRVKKDKHKIEKHIIVPKEEVFAEEPATNLKITTEVIKTETVVNGDTAESSHSSTATLVIDHKTDEIHRLADVAKIENVKLTEREQAAEIIKGFVEQKEERLNQVAALNSDAINEIMSSKDIKKLENIVNTGMMNAGVVLSQLVGKEVELFIPEIKLTDREGLAKEFRYSMDQFFGMKIRMTGDLNGNLLMMFSEENGSEIAKELLGSEDAKYAEGSLHKLSEDMVSVLSEISNIVCSSVMNSLSNKLKKEILPSVPEMITGSFMDVIDIVKPERTKFLSMHTEFNHQGSNLIGVLVFLPDFDELVDLIHKS comes from the coding sequence TTGGCTGGAATTTTAGGCGAATACACAGAAGTTTTCCTGGAAGAATCCGAGGATCAAATTGAGGAATTAAACTCTAATTTGGTGAAACTCGAAAAAGATCATGAAAACCCAGAAATCATCAATGACATCTTTCGTGCGGCACACTCTTTAAAAAGTTCCTCTGCCTTCGTTGGGTTGTATAATTTATCCGATTTGTCTCACACGATGGAAAACCTTCTCCAAAAAATTAGAGAAGGGAGTTTAGAAATCAACGTTAAGTTGGTGAATTTATTATTTGAATGTTTTGATCTCATCAAACAAGTGATCGAAGGTGTTGCCAATGGAGTTAAGGTGGAGACACCTTTTACGGATATGATTAAAAAACTCCAGGACTACGAGGCCTCTCCTACCCAAACTGGTGTTGGCTCTGGTTCTCCTAAATCAAGTGGTTCTGGAAAATCTACAGAAAATTCTGATCCTTCCATCACTCTCACAGAAGAAGAAATTTCCGAAATTCGCCAATCTTTAAAAGAGGATAGTGACCTTACTGCATTCGCCGTCAATTTGAAGTTGAAAAATGACACTCCGATGCAAAACCTTCGCCTTCTCCTTATTTTGCAATCGGTCAAACAATCCGGTGGGATCATCAAATGTAATCCTTCCGAAGATGCTTTAGATAACGGCCAGGGAAGTTTTGCCCTTTCCTTTGTGACTGTTACAAAACTGAATCGGCACGAGTTACATGTTCAGTGTAATATTGATATGGTGGACTCACTTTCTGTGGAAGAAATCAAACTCCAAGAAACAGAAATGGAGGCCCTTGAAAAAAGGTCTGATTCAGCTTCTAGAGAATCGGCAAATCATCCATCAGGCCAGTCCGATTTAGAAGATAAACATGCAGCTAGAGGTTCCGCTAATTTTGATAAGGCGGTAACTGATTCCAAAGTGGTGATGAGAACCATTAAAGTTTCTTCTGATAAACTGGACCAACTAATGAATAACGTTGGTGAACTTGTGATTACAAACTCTGGATTCCAAAAGATCTACGATGATTTGGTGGCACAGTTTGGTGAAGACTCATTATTCAATGAACTCAAAGGCAAAATCGATCAAATCAATCGAATTTCCAAAGACTTACAAACTGGTATTATGAACATTCGAATGGTACCAATTGGATCTGTATTCAACAGGTTCACTAGACTCATTCGGGATCTCTCTTTAGAAACGGGTAAACAAGTAAATCTCGTGTTACGCGGGGAAAATACTGAACTCGATAAAAAAGTAATCGATGCCATTGGCGAACCACTCATCCATCTCATTCGTAACTCGGTGGATCATGGAATCGAATCCCCTTCGGAAAGAAGGTCTTCTGGCAAACCGGAAGAAGGAACGGTGGAACTCAATGCTTACCAAGGCGGGTCCAATATCCTTGTGGAAATCCGTGATGATGGAAAAGGTTTAAACAAAGATAAAATTCTGAAAAAAGCCATCGAACGTGGGCTTGTGAATGAGTCCGATGCCCAAAACCTTTCGGAATCAGATATATTCCAATTTATCTTTGCTCCTGGTTTTTCCACTGCGGATAAAATTTCCGATATTTCGGGACGTGGTGTGGGGATGAACGTTGTCAACAAACTCATTGAAGAGTTTAAGGGCAAAATCATTATCCATTCCGAAGAAGGCAAGGGTTCTTCTTTTACTCTCTCTTTCCCACAAGCCCTTGCTATCATTCCATCTATCCTCGTGATTATGGAAGAAGAAGTGTATGCGTTTCCTTTATCAGAAGTTTCTGAAACGATCAAAGTCAATTTGGATCAAATTACCACTCTGGAAGGTCACGAGATCATCAACTTACGCGGAGAGGTATTGCCTATCTACCGTTTGAATCGTATTCTTGGACTTGCCGACAAACAAGAAATGGTGGAAGTTCCTGTGGTCATCGTGAATTATAAAACGAGAAAACTGGGATTTATGGTAGATGACCTAATTGGAAAACATGAAACCGTAATCAAATCTCTTGGCAAAAACTTTAAAGACATCCAAGGCCTAACAGGTGCCACCATCATGGGTGATGGAACCATCATTCTGGTATTAGACATTCCTGGTCTTGTGGAGATTGCTGCTGACAAAGTGGATTGGACTGACCAGTTGGTTGCCGGTGAGATGATGAAACGGGCCTCTACGATTCGTTCTCTCGAGATGTCGGATTCTGAATTTATGTTCAAATCCAATCACCCTACCAATCGTTACAACGCGAAGTTAATTGAGTTACGTGCGAAAGACAAATCACGAGTCAAAAAAGATAAACATAAAATCGAAAAACATATCATTGTTCCGAAAGAAGAGGTGTTTGCAGAAGAACCTGCTACTAATCTCAAAATTACAACCGAAGTGATTAAAACTGAAACTGTTGTGAATGGAGATACCGCTGAGTCTTCGCACAGCTCTACAGCCACTCTTGTCATTGATCACAAAACAGATGAGATCCATCGGTTGGCAGACGTTGCAAAAATTGAAAATGTCAAATTGACAGAAAGAGAACAGGCCGCAGAAATCATCAAAGGTTTTGTGGAACAAAAAGAAGAACGATTGAACCAGGTGGCTGCGTTAAATTCGGATGCAATCAACGAGATCATGTCTTCAAAAGATATCAAAAAACTAGAAAACATTGTCAATACAGGTATGATGAATGCCGGTGTCGTGCTTTCTCAGTTAGTCGGTAAAGAAGTAGAGCTATTTATTCCTGAGATCAAACTTACTGATCGTGAGGGACTGGCAAAAGAGTTTAGATACTCTATGGATCAGTTTTTTGGAATGAAAATTCGTATGACAGGTGACCTAAATGGAAATCTTCTTATGATGTTTTCTGAAGAAAACGGATCTGAAATTGCGAAAGAACTTCTTGGTTCCGAAGATGCAAAATATGCAGAAGGTAGTCTTCATAAACTATCCGAGGATATGGTTTCTGTATTATCGGAAATTTCCAATATTGTTTGTTCGAGTGTGATGAACTCTCTTTCCAATAAATTGAAAAAAGAAATTTTGCCTTCGGTTCCTGAAATGATTACCGGTAGTTTTATGGATGTAATCGACATTGTAAAACCGGAACGAACAAAATTTTTGTCCATGCATACGGAATTTAATCACCAAGGTAGTAACCTAATTGGTGTTTTGGTATTCCTACCTGATTTTGACGAACTGGTAGATTTAATCCATAAATCATGA
- a CDS encoding chemotaxis protein CheW, translating to MEQESDLGDLEQFLTFTIDKEFFGIRLLLVHEILKPVLITRIPNVDDYILGVINLRGEIIPIVDLKKRFHGTDSEIFPISRIIVIMLDEKRIGVLVDEVKQVVKIQKDFISYTTDDLSLNYSKMVESVSRYEDHLILNLDLEQIVDFVSSAK from the coding sequence ATGGAACAAGAGTCCGATCTGGGAGACTTGGAACAGTTTCTCACATTTACCATTGATAAAGAATTCTTTGGAATTCGATTGCTCTTGGTTCATGAAATTTTAAAACCCGTTTTAATCACTCGGATTCCCAACGTAGATGATTACATTTTAGGTGTAATCAACCTTCGCGGAGAGATCATTCCCATCGTGGATTTGAAAAAAAGATTCCACGGAACTGATTCTGAAATTTTTCCAATATCACGTATCATCGTTATTATGTTAGATGAAAAGCGAATTGGTGTTCTCGTTGATGAAGTCAAACAGGTTGTTAAAATCCAAAAAGATTTTATCAGTTATACAACTGATGACTTGTCGTTAAACTATAGTAAGATGGTTGAGTCCGTATCTAGATACGAAGACCATTTGATTTTGAATTTGGATTTGGAACAAATCGTTGATTTTGTTTCTTCCGCAAAGTAA
- a CDS encoding 5-formyltetrahydrofolate cyclo-ligase codes for MNPISKKDARGILKKNLPNLPEREDHEAAILRRLFPLLQGKTKIITYSPDLLYEVDVLPVIESCPLPRPTGFIEARHSAEWYFPRMEEGKSLRFLRPRSFEKNSIGLFEPIGDEEISVEEADLILVPALGFNEQGYRLGRGGGYYDRILNSESLQKKTVGLSFSKLFPVPFLADNHDLKIGKMITEIQIHSFLD; via the coding sequence TTGAATCCCATTTCAAAAAAAGATGCTAGAGGAATTCTAAAAAAAAATCTTCCGAACCTACCGGAAAGGGAAGATCATGAAGCGGCCATCTTACGCAGGTTGTTTCCGCTTTTGCAGGGAAAAACAAAAATCATTACATACTCTCCCGACCTTCTTTATGAAGTGGATGTACTTCCTGTGATCGAATCCTGTCCTCTTCCAAGGCCCACAGGTTTTATTGAGGCCAGACATTCTGCTGAGTGGTACTTTCCACGTATGGAGGAGGGAAAAAGTTTACGGTTCCTTCGCCCACGTTCCTTTGAAAAGAATTCTATTGGGTTATTTGAGCCGATAGGAGATGAGGAGATCTCCGTAGAAGAAGCGGATTTGATTCTCGTTCCCGCTTTGGGTTTCAATGAACAAGGCTACCGATTGGGCCGGGGTGGCGGATATTATGATCGCATATTAAATTCAGAATCACTCCAAAAGAAAACAGTGGGACTCAGTTTTTCTAAACTTTTCCCCGTCCCATTTCTTGCAGATAACCACGATTTAAAAATAGGAAAAATGATTACGGAAATCCAGATTCATTCGTTTTTAGATTGA
- a CDS encoding cell division protein ZapA codes for MAESAPQPQKITKQIFGETYTIVGEASSGYISEVADYVELRLMDLAKALPTASKTKLAVLCALNLADELFQMKEVSAKANEIPELEERTKKIISLLEEGIIGDNF; via the coding sequence ATGGCAGAGTCTGCCCCGCAACCTCAAAAAATAACCAAACAAATCTTTGGTGAAACCTATACCATTGTTGGTGAAGCATCCTCCGGGTATATCTCTGAGGTTGCTGATTATGTGGAACTTCGTTTAATGGATTTAGCTAAGGCACTTCCCACGGCATCCAAAACCAAATTAGCAGTTTTATGTGCCTTGAACTTGGCGGACGAACTTTTCCAAATGAAAGAAGTTTCGGCCAAGGCAAACGAAATTCCTGAACTAGAAGAACGAACAAAGAAGATCATTTCTCTATTAGAAGAGGGGATCATTGGGGACAATTTTTGA
- the rplT gene encoding 50S ribosomal protein L20 has product MPRAVNGTIHKNRRKKVLAKAKGFRGGRSKLFRTAKSAVMKAGQWAYRDRRKKKSEFRKLWITRINAAVRENGMSYSKFIHALKTHGINLDRKTLADLAYNHKEVFNAIVEKTKVAK; this is encoded by the coding sequence ATGCCACGCGCAGTCAACGGAACCATTCATAAAAATCGTAGAAAGAAAGTACTCGCTAAAGCTAAAGGTTTTAGGGGCGGACGTTCTAAACTTTTCAGAACAGCAAAATCTGCTGTAATGAAAGCGGGTCAATGGGCATACCGTGACCGTAGAAAGAAAAAGTCCGAATTCCGTAAACTTTGGATTACGAGAATCAACGCCGCAGTGAGAGAAAATGGAATGTCTTATTCAAAATTCATCCATGCACTCAAAACACACGGAATCAACTTAGATCGTAAGACTTTGGCTGACCTTGCTTACAACCACAAAGAAGTATTCAACGCCATCGTTGAAAAAACCAAAGTCGCTAAGTAA
- the rpmI gene encoding 50S ribosomal protein L35, whose product MYKLKTNRAAAKRFKFTKSGKIKRGCAFRRHILEKKSPKMKHQSRGMHVIHETDYNRVEKLLPYGG is encoded by the coding sequence ATGTATAAGCTGAAGACAAATAGGGCAGCAGCCAAACGTTTTAAGTTTACCAAATCTGGTAAAATTAAACGCGGTTGTGCGTTCCGAAGACATATCTTGGAGAAAAAATCTCCTAAGATGAAACACCAAAGCCGTGGAATGCACGTCATCCATGAAACCGATTATAACCGTGTAGAAAAACTTCTACCTTACGGAGGTTAA
- the infC gene encoding translation initiation factor IF-3, with product MQKRPNPRGNPNQDKFAHIRINEQITNVASIRLVSDEGSDIVTLEEALKRAKEANLDLVEVSGDQDVHVCKLIDFGKYKFELLKKTKEAKKKQHVVTVKEIKIRPRIDNHDFEIKKRHALEFLQKGDKVKVTLRFRGREMVHSEIGMNIVNRFVEDLKEHASPEKMPVHDGKTIVVVMNPIGEKPKG from the coding sequence ATGCAGAAACGGCCCAACCCTAGAGGGAACCCAAACCAAGATAAATTCGCCCACATCAGAATTAACGAACAAATTACCAATGTAGCATCAATCCGTCTCGTCTCTGACGAAGGATCTGACATCGTTACTCTGGAAGAAGCTCTGAAGAGAGCTAAAGAAGCTAACCTTGATTTGGTGGAAGTCTCGGGAGACCAAGATGTTCACGTCTGTAAGCTGATCGATTTTGGAAAATACAAATTCGAACTTCTTAAAAAAACGAAAGAAGCGAAAAAGAAACAACACGTTGTCACGGTGAAAGAAATTAAAATCCGCCCGCGGATTGATAACCATGACTTCGAGATTAAGAAGCGTCATGCTTTAGAATTCTTGCAAAAGGGTGATAAGGTAAAAGTGACTCTTCGATTCCGAGGCAGAGAGATGGTTCACTCTGAAATTGGAATGAATATTGTTAACCGGTTTGTCGAGGACCTAAAAGAGCATGCCTCTCCCGAAAAAATGCCGGTACACGACGGAAAGACGATAGTGGTCGTGATGAACCCAATTGGTGAAAAACCTAAAGGATAA